A portion of the Salvelinus alpinus chromosome 33, SLU_Salpinus.1, whole genome shotgun sequence genome contains these proteins:
- the LOC139563064 gene encoding G2/mitotic-specific cyclin-B2-like isoform X2, producing MNQQDQPAAVWPKRSPVPQVPQPEVSANVSMKEALCQVFSVALLAVEDIDEGDSDLPQLCSEYIKDIYGYLQRLETQQSVRPKYMNGYEINGRMRALLIDWLIQVHSRFQLLQETLYLTVAVLDRFLQVQTIGRKKLQLVGVTAMLLASKYEEMYSPEICDFVYITDNAFTKAHIREMEQLILQSLNFELGRPLPLHFLRRASKAGNTPTQEHYSTYNENHLKPIMEHIARNIVSVNEGRTKLQAVKNKYASSRLMRISLIPQLTSTFVNDMAAALLPEPKP from the exons ATGAACCAACAAGACCAGCCAGCAGCTGTTTGGCCTAAACGTTCCCCAGTGCCTCAAgttcctcagcctgaagtgtctgCTAATGTGTCCATGAAAGAGGCATTGTGCCAGGTGTTCTCAGTAGCTCTGCTTGCTGTAGAAGACATTGACGAAGGGGATTCAGACCTGCCACAACTGTGCTCTGAATATATAAAGGATATCTATGGATATCTGCAGCGCCTTGAg ACCCAGCAGTCTGTCCGGCCCAAGTACATGAATGGCTATGAGATCAATGGACGCATGCGTGCTCTcctgattgactggctgattcAGGTGCACTCTAGGTTCCAGCTATTGCAGGAGACTCTCTATCTGACGGTGGCCGTCCTGGATCGCTTTCTTCAG GTGCAAACTATTGGCCGCAAGAAGCTCCAGCTGGTTGGTGTGACTGCCATGTTGTTGGCTTCCAAGTATGAAGAGATGTATTCCCCGGAGATTTGCGATTTTGTTTACATCACAGACAATGCATTCACCAAGGCCCATATTCGGGAGATGGAGCAGCTGATTCTGCAAAGTCTGAACTTTGAGCTTGGACGGCCTCTACCCCTACACTTCCTCAGGAGAGCCTCCAAGGCTGGCAAT ACTCCAACACAGGAGCATTACTCTACCTATAATGAGAACCACCTCAAGCCAATCATGGAGCACATCGCCAGAAACATAGTTTCTGTCAATGAAGGGAGAACAAAGCTTCAG GCTGTCAAGAACAAGTATGCAAGCAGCCGACTAATGAGGATCAGCCTCATCCCTCAGCTGACGTCTACCTTTGTAAATGACATGGCTGCTGCTCTGCTCCCAGAACCTAAACCCTAA
- the LOC139563064 gene encoding G2/mitotic-specific cyclin-B2-like isoform X1, whose protein sequence is MNQQDQPAAVWPKRSPVPQVPQPEVSANVSMKEALCQVFSVALLAVEDIDEGDSDLPQLCSEYIKDIYGYLQRLETQQSVRPKYMNGYEINGRMRALLIDWLIQVHSRFQLLQETLYLTVAVLDRFLQVQTIGRKKLQLVGVTAMLLASKYEEMYSPEICDFVYITDNAFTKAHIREMEQLILQSLNFELGRPLPLHFLRRASKAGNADVEKHTLAKYLMELTLFDYDMVHYHPSEIAAAALCLSQLLIDELNWTPTQEHYSTYNENHLKPIMEHIARNIVSVNEGRTKLQAVKNKYASSRLMRISLIPQLTSTFVNDMAAALLPEPKP, encoded by the exons ATGAACCAACAAGACCAGCCAGCAGCTGTTTGGCCTAAACGTTCCCCAGTGCCTCAAgttcctcagcctgaagtgtctgCTAATGTGTCCATGAAAGAGGCATTGTGCCAGGTGTTCTCAGTAGCTCTGCTTGCTGTAGAAGACATTGACGAAGGGGATTCAGACCTGCCACAACTGTGCTCTGAATATATAAAGGATATCTATGGATATCTGCAGCGCCTTGAg ACCCAGCAGTCTGTCCGGCCCAAGTACATGAATGGCTATGAGATCAATGGACGCATGCGTGCTCTcctgattgactggctgattcAGGTGCACTCTAGGTTCCAGCTATTGCAGGAGACTCTCTATCTGACGGTGGCCGTCCTGGATCGCTTTCTTCAG GTGCAAACTATTGGCCGCAAGAAGCTCCAGCTGGTTGGTGTGACTGCCATGTTGTTGGCTTCCAAGTATGAAGAGATGTATTCCCCGGAGATTTGCGATTTTGTTTACATCACAGACAATGCATTCACCAAGGCCCATATTCGGGAGATGGAGCAGCTGATTCTGCAAAGTCTGAACTTTGAGCTTGGACGGCCTCTACCCCTACACTTCCTCAGGAGAGCCTCCAAGGCTGGCAAT GCTGATGTTGAGAagcacaccttagccaaatacctcATGGAACTGACCCTATTTGACTATGACATGGTGCACTACCACCCTTCTGAGATTGCTGCTGCTGCCTTGTGCCTCTCCCAGCTGCTGATTGATGAGCTCAACTGG ACTCCAACACAGGAGCATTACTCTACCTATAATGAGAACCACCTCAAGCCAATCATGGAGCACATCGCCAGAAACATAGTTTCTGTCAATGAAGGGAGAACAAAGCTTCAG GCTGTCAAGAACAAGTATGCAAGCAGCCGACTAATGAGGATCAGCCTCATCCCTCAGCTGACGTCTACCTTTGTAAATGACATGGCTGCTGCTCTGCTCCCAGAACCTAAACCCTAA